From the Penicillium oxalicum strain HP7-1 chromosome V, whole genome shotgun sequence genome, one window contains:
- a CDS encoding Patatin-like phospholipase domain-containing protein, with product MPNAEKPSPLDQYDPSGLPDFDREFIKPEELQSFERALNAPEASPLVAINDWRPIHQRVRKTRGRRKTPKRSRDETREGCCIRCGYALVRVYIVLYEQWVSWRGKRQRLRRELWQQTDYPSWLEAARALDAYLGNEKWQETDEYAYYDHLTINKVVSQLKKVRYEAEQETAGATSTEETPAIEELRALLEACVKNNFAGVENPRMYSEAYSGTKDLVQEYIDEVRRCIQLVGDSRQLDKEAKYQHFKHLDTNFGRTALCLSGGATFAYYHFGVVKALLDNGVLPEIITGTSGGALVAGLVATRTDEELKQLLVPALAHRIRACHEGFTTWIQRWWKTGARFDTVHWAQQCSWFCRGSTTFREAYERTGRILNVSCVPSDPHSPTILANYLTCPDCVIWSAVLASAAVPGILNPVVLMTKKRDGTLAPYSFGHKWKDGSLRTDIPIRALNLHFNVNFTIVSQVNPHVNLFFFSSRGTVGRPVTHRKGRGWRGGFLGTAIEQYIKLDLNKWLRVLRHLELLPRPMGQDWSEIWLQKFSGTVTLWPKTIPSDFYHILSDPTPERLARMIHVGQQSAFPKIQFIKNRLNIENAIMRGLQRHSATGGRSLSPILSRRVPAPELEPSDALSQRLDASFPERHDDGNLRDFDLSDGFSHSTASSRLSSRRGSLIDEVRRQSAVFFDEYGDEDALIT from the exons atgCCCAACGCGGAGAAACCATCACCATTGGATCAATATGACCCGTCGGGTCTACCGGACTTTGACCGAGAGTTCATCAAGCCAGAAGAGCTGCAGAGTTTCGAGCGAGCACTCAACGCACCCGAAGCATCTCCACTAGTAGCCATCAATGACTGGCGCCCGATTCACCAACGAGTCCGCAAGACCCGCGGCCGTCGTAAAACGCCCAAGCGAAGCAGGGACGAGACCAGAGAGGGGTGCTGTATACG CTGCGGCTATGCCTTGGTTCGGGTATACATTGTGCTGTATGAACAATGGGTCTCCTGGCGTGGAAAGAGACAGCGCCTGAGACGTGAGCTGTGGCAACAGACGGACTATCCCAGCTGGCTGGAGGCCGCTCGCGCGCTAGATGCCTACCTGGGAAATGAAAAGTGGCAGGAGACCGACGAGTACGCCTACTATGATCATCTCACCATCAATAAAGTGGTGAGTCAGTTGAAGAAGGTCCGGTACGAGGCGGAGCAAGAGACAGCAGGCGCTACCAGTACCGAGGAGACTCCCGCAATTGAGGAACTCCGCGCCCTCCTTGAAGCGTGTGTGAAGAACAATTTTGCAGGCGTGGAGAACCCGCGTATGTACAGCGAGGCCTACTCGGGTACCAAGGATCTGGTGCAGGAATACATTGATGAGGTACGTAGGTGCATTCAGCTGGTGGGGGACAGCCGGCAACTTGACAAAGAGGCCAAGTATCAACATTTCAAACACCTCGATACCAACTTTGGCCGGACCGCGTTGTGTCTGTCAGGAGGAGCAACGTTTGCATACTATCATTTTGGAGTTGTGAAGGCTCTGCTCGACAATGGCGTTCTGCCAGAGATCATCACGGGGACGTCGGGAGGAGCCCTCGTCGCAGGCTTGGTAGCTACCCGCACcgatgaagaattgaaaCAACTGCTTGTCCCAGCCCTTGCGCACCGTATTCGTGCCTGCCACGAAGGGTTCACAACGTGGATTCAGCGTTGGTGGAAGACTGGTGCTCGATTTGACACCGTTCACTGGGCCCAGCAGTGCAGTTGGTTCTGCCGAGGATCAACGACCTTCCGAGAGGCTTATGAACGCACTGGCCGCATCCTGAATGTGTCCTGTGTCCCATCGGACCCTCACTCCCCCACGATCTTGGCAAACTACCTGACCTGTCCCGACTGCGTCATCTGGAGTGCGGTGCTCGCCTCGGCTGCGGTGCCAGGCATCTTGAACCCGGTGGTTTTGATGACCAAGAAGCGGGACGGTACGCTGGCACCTTACTCCTTTGGTCATAAATGGAAAGACGGAAGTCTACGAACCGATATTCCCATCAGGGCACTCAACCTACATTTCAATGTCAACTTCACAATCGTGTCTCAG GTCAACCCGCATGTCaaccttttcttcttcagctctcGGGGTACCGTGGGCCGTCCTGTCACCCATCGCAAAGGCCGTGGCTGGCGTGGCGGATTCCTCGGTACCGCCATCGAGCAATACATCAAGCTGGATTTGAACAAGTGGTTGCGAGTATTACGGCATCTAGAGCTGCTGCCGCGGCCCATGGGGCAAGACTGGAGCGAGATCTGGCTTCAAAAATTCAGCGGCACCGTCACGCTTTGGCCCAAAACCATCCCCTCTGATTTTTACCATATCTTGTCTGATCCAACCCCTGAGCGACTTGCCCGCATGATTCACGTGGGTCAGCAGAGCGCTTTCCCCAAAATTCAATTTATTAAGAATCGACTCAATATCGAGAATGCGATTATGAGGGGGCTTCAGCGACACTCGGCGACGGGAGGCCGTTCACTCTCTCCGATCCTGTCTCGCAGAGTACCAGCTCCGGAGCTGGAGCCCTCAGATGCCCTGTCGCAGAGACTGGATGCAAGTTTCCCTGAGAGACACGATGATGGCAATCTCCGTGACTTCGATCTTTCCGACGGCTTTTCTCATTCAACCGCTTCCTCTCGCCTATCTTCACGACGGGGTAGTTTGATTGACGAGGTACGACGCCAGTCTGCAGTCTTTTTCGACGAGTAcggcgatgaagatgctCTGATCACCTGA